The following are encoded together in the Candidatus Caldatribacterium sp. genome:
- a CDS encoding phage holin, protein MLELVLDVVLVVLPAVLSVLLARFLKEKGEGEKLLRILRLAEEAVLFAEDAFPNSPGVEKLKKAIEYLRGALAKAGIKLEDKELEAKVRAAYQRLQGEALERILERLRR, encoded by the coding sequence GTGCTTGAGCTTGTCCTTGATGTCGTCCTTGTCGTTCTGCCGGCAGTGCTTTCCGTTCTTCTTGCCAGGTTTCTGAAGGAAAAGGGCGAAGGGGAAAAGCTTCTGCGGATCCTGAGACTTGCTGAAGAAGCCGTCCTCTTTGCCGAGGACGCCTTCCCCAACTCCCCCGGGGTGGAAAAGCTCAAGAAAGCGATTGAGTACCTCAGGGGTGCCCTTGCGAAAGCCGGGATAAAGCTTGAGGACAAAGAGCTCGAAGCCAAAGTCCGGGCAGCGTACCAGCGCTTGCAGGGGGAAGCCCTTGAGCGGATTTTGGAACGC
- a CDS encoding DUF2922 domain-containing protein, whose translation MAKVLVMTFKNEAGQNVNVRVNYPKDTITGEEVAAVMDTILAKNIFPTTGGDLVEKVGAQIVETTVTVL comes from the coding sequence ATGGCCAAAGTCCTCGTCATGACGTTCAAGAATGAGGCCGGGCAGAACGTGAACGTGCGGGTGAACTACCCCAAGGATACCATCACCGGAGAGGAAGTCGCCGCCGTGATGGATACGATTCTTGCCAAGAACATCTTCCCCACCACCGGGGGAGATCTCGTGGAGAAAGTCGGGGCGCAGATCGTGGAGACCACTGTAACGGTGCTCTGA
- a CDS encoding DUF1659 domain-containing protein, with product MPPVVVVEQPNRLRIRLEVGQYENGRPIIRSLSYQVKETAAHQDVYDVALAIAGLVAYPVHDFILTENKLLTE from the coding sequence ATGCCACCGGTTGTGGTTGTGGAACAGCCGAACCGCCTTCGGATTCGGCTCGAGGTAGGGCAGTACGAAAACGGGCGTCCCATCATCCGCTCCCTCTCGTATCAAGTGAAGGAGACGGCGGCCCACCAGGACGTCTACGATGTGGCCCTCGCCATTGCTGGGCTTGTGGCGTACCCCGTGCATGATTTCATCCTCACCGAGAACAAGCTCCTCACCGAATAA